The Collimonas sp. PA-H2 genome contains a region encoding:
- a CDS encoding tail fiber assembly protein, with amino-acid sequence MKIYHYHPDTAVYLSTSSADVSPLEPGIFLVPAYATGIAPPDVSQDEQATFAEDKWAIEPIPQPEEVKPVPPTESQLTATAIGKRDQLLADATLAMAPLQDAVELDDAMPAELALLRQWKQYRVAVNRVPNQENFPHVITWPPAPGITAH; translated from the coding sequence CCGCCGTCTATCTCAGCACCTCCTCTGCGGATGTCTCGCCGCTGGAACCTGGCATCTTTTTAGTACCGGCCTATGCCACCGGCATCGCGCCACCAGACGTTTCCCAAGACGAGCAAGCCACCTTTGCTGAAGATAAGTGGGCCATAGAACCCATACCGCAACCGGAAGAGGTAAAACCAGTGCCACCCACGGAGAGTCAGCTCACGGCCACCGCCATCGGCAAGCGCGATCAGCTCCTGGCGGATGCCACGTTGGCAATGGCGCCGCTACAGGATGCCGTCGAGCTGGACGATGCCATGCCGGCGGAACTTGCGTTGCTCAGGCAATGGAAGCAGTACCGGGTTGCCGTCAATCGCGTGCCGAATCAAGAAAATTTCCCGCACGTCATTACCTGGCCGCCCGCACCCGGCATCACGGCACATTAA